Sequence from the Candidatus Poribacteria bacterium genome:
GCGAGTATCCTCGACATCGGCAAGACCGCAAGCGTGTGCCGCTTCGCCCGGTGTTGGACGGGGTTGTCTACAAGCTGCGCACCGGCTGTCAGTGGAATCGAATCCCCAAGGAATACGGTGACGACAGCACGATCCATCGCCATTTCCAGGCGTGGTGCGAGATGGG
This genomic interval carries:
- a CDS encoding transposase, which encodes MQTTDDAKPEPKPEPTIWAVPDDVWEIIEGILSREYPRHRQDRKRVPLRPVLDGVVYKLRTGCQWNRIPKEYGDDSTIHRHFQAWCEMG